In the Babylonia areolata isolate BAREFJ2019XMU chromosome 34, ASM4173473v1, whole genome shotgun sequence genome, one interval contains:
- the LOC143277593 gene encoding uncharacterized protein LOC143277593, whose product MELRQEELEAHTAHQFPLVPYDEKDDFDSFLNHFERVAGLNKWKRSSWAARLVALLQGRARDACLRLQPEQLHDYDILKAALLHEFRLDADSYRKRFRSMRKLAEETFDQFLGRLKVCFSRWCVAAGRDESDAEDIKDLVLQEQFLTTLNPDLVTEVRREEPNRVEDVAHITTKIVNARRAGRMAEAEFRVSKKGSRVSDHSFNLGAEKKGPPHGSGDSAPHNVKGRDFTRIPACFNCGKPGHLAKECRQPKRVSLIAHVSPAQGVNAMTPTLCTSCASKQYSPRCEVSVNGHTVQALRDTGAQLIVVARRLVRPDCFTGATVRVVLAESRCSSVLPIARVDFQSPFIQGVLDVAVMESPVEEVLIGNCAWRGDGSSMVVPVYADPSLVGAVQTRAQAAANAKPLPPLPVKDIQIHVSREDLQHQQNDDPDFRAKKLYQKGGFPECLYLKCL is encoded by the exons atggaactgcGCCAGGAAGAGCTAGAAGCTCACACGGCTCATCAGTTTCCGCTTGTGCCGTATGATGAGAAAGACGATTTCGATAGCTTCCTTAACCACTTTGAGAGAGTGGCGGGATTAAATAAGTGGAAGCGTAGCTCCTGGGCAGCCCGCCTGGTGGCCCTTTTGCAGGGTCGGGCGAGAGATGCCTGCCTACGGTTACAACCAGAACAACTACACGATTATGACATCTTAAAAGCAGCTCTGCTTCATGAATTCCGCCTGGATGCAGATTCCTACCGCAAACGGTTCCGTTCAATGCGGAAATTAGCGGAAGAGACGTTTGATCAGTTTCTGGGCAGGCTGAAGGTTTGTTTCTCCCGGTGGTGTGTGGCCGCTGGACGGGATGAATCTGATGCAGAGGACATTAAAGATCTGGTCCTTCAGGAGCAGTTCTTGACCACACTCAATCCCGATCTCGTCACTGAAGTTCGGCGTGAGGAACCCAATAGAGTTGAGGACGTTGCCCATATCACTACTAAAATTGTCAATGCTCGGAGAGCAGGTCGCATGGCGGAAGCTGAATTTCGAGTTTCCAAAAAAGGTAGTAGGGTTTCCGACCACAGTTTCAATCTGGGCGCGGAGAAAAAAGGACCTCCACATGGGTCAGGGGATTCAGCTCCACACAACGTAAAGGGAAGAGACTTTACAAGAATACCTGCCTGCTTCAACTGCGGGAAGCCAGGTCACTTGGCCAAAGAGTGCCGGCAACCCAAGAGGGTCTCACTCATTGCTCATGTCTCACCTGCACAGGGTGTTAATGCAATGACCCCGACGCTTTGCACGTCTTGTGCTTCTAAACAGTACTCGCCTCGCTGCGAGGTTTCTGTcaatggccacacagtgcaaGCTTTACGCGACACGGGAGCCCAGTTGATTGTTGTAGCCAGGCGACTCGTAAGACCCGACTGTTTTACTGGGGCCACAGTTCGTGTGGTGTTGGCAGAGTCGAGGTGCTCCTCAGTTCTGCCCATCGCCAGGGTGGACTTTCAGTCCCCGTTCATACAGGGTGTTTTGGACGTGGCTGTCATGGAGTCTCCTGTTGAGGAAGTTCTCATTGGGAATTGTGCCTGGAGAGGGGACGGCTCTTCAATGGTCGTGCCCGTCTATGCTGATCCCAGCCTTGTGGGCGCCGTTCAAACAAGAGCCCAGGCTGCAGCAAATGCCAAACCCTTGCCTCCCCTGCCCGTCAAGGATATTCAGATCCATGTGTCACGGGAAGACTTACAGCACCAGCAAAATGACGATCCTGATTTTC GTGCCAAAAAACTGTACCAAAAGGGCGGGTTCCCAGAGTGCCTTTACTTAAAATGCCTCTGA